The Cloeon dipterum chromosome 3, ieCloDipt1.1, whole genome shotgun sequence genome includes a region encoding these proteins:
- the LOC135939775 gene encoding LOW QUALITY PROTEIN: uncharacterized protein LOC135939775 (The sequence of the model RefSeq protein was modified relative to this genomic sequence to represent the inferred CDS: substituted 1 base at 1 genomic stop codon), with protein MPKLLLLNSGNLIIRNGMTFLFSSAAATQIDAAKNCFSRNLNLISVQNALKMNLVQKLLQDVGTNSSVWTIGSNDGNISCQNYNLSFAWCNPKREIVLPAIMQKINSLEIVQKGLTMSMLNGAAVLKTSDSNSLFPFLCEPKDDFQDSCLALNCNKDSKLFDANGNIKDGEKYGKWTRTCNKLYLFSGKLGTWQQNWDFCCNLGMHPIWFSSASDFKCLSNSTKANWTLNYNYWTAGRAMGTWGRWAWCPGAVNLPDSLSWAPGQPDSNQTNENCLHLQVTKNSSGVLLSDRNCSHKYVMACQGDALMASNCNKPNCPKECLKNESFFENGTLKDLFVHGQWNAGCGKDYLFSAATLDWLGAWNYCCSIGMKLASIEALEELSCLTNMVAKYPRAVYPDQCGRDFWTSGTNRGCPGAHFWCSDDEKLNKEEIANWKNGKMPSESADQCIFINLSNSTLSVTYLGADSCSKQKPFLCEALQLGNKSLQIARSCSEIWNVTDDEVNDIIMNPSGDVVNQRRNLKCYLRCCGKKGHVLKSGSLVTDEILRNVEDLTADDPQAMQDGFQNFDSCTSIQSTDECHLMAQMFQCAKKNAPDLTXGLVTAIKGDATVSVTATGGIKTAGRVCPLYPAASCVPNQTYIDEQTGSSLGGDVFTTSKGKKYFVKFIEGITDAQAEADYCCVLGSHLAIFESLADFNDFMKSWIYDSNFWNFIGPTFDNGDGTDSWCLNFKKLPAGMITDIDKFYRNQQWNSTQIFFWHDRAGLLILPKGNKAHRVLCGPLPY; from the exons ATGCCTAaacttttgcttttgaatTCAGGCAATCTGATTATTAGAAACGGAATGACGTTTCTGTTTTCGTCAGCAGCAGCGACCCAAATTGACGCGGCCAAGAACTGCTTTTCgcgcaatttgaatttaatttctgtgcAGAACGCCTTGAAAATGAACcttgttcaaaaattgcttcagg aTGTTGGCACTAACTCTTCCGTCTGGACGATTGGCTCGAACGACGGCAACATATCGTgccaaaattacaatttgagtTTCGCCTGGTGCAACCCGAAAAGAGAAATCGTCCTTCCAGCGATCatgcagaaaataaacagtttgGAAATTGTTCAAAAAGGACTCACGATGTCCATGCTTAACGGTGCTGCCGTCTTGAAAACGTCAGATTCTAATTCactatttccttttttgtgcGAG cCAAAAGATGATTTTCAAGACTCTTGCCTCGCTCTTAATTGCAACAAAGAC AGCAAATTATTTGACGCAAACGGGAATATTAAGG ATGGAGAAAAGTATGGCAAATGGACACGTACCTGCAACAAATTGTACCTTTTCTCTGGCAAGCTT GGCACTTGGCAGCAGAACTGGGACTTTTGTTGCAATTTAGGAATGCACCCGATTTGGTTTAGCTCGGCGTCAGACTTTAAGTGTTTGAGCAACTCGACTAAAGCGAACTGGACGCTAAACTATAATTATTGGACGGCGGGACGCGCAATGGGCACCTGGGGAAGGTGGGCCTGGTGCCCAGGGGCCGTCAACCTTCCCGACTCGCTTTCCTGGGCTCCGGGGCAACCGGACAGTAATCAGACCAACGAGAACTGCCTGCACTTGCAAGTGACGAAAAATTCGAGCGGTGTACTTTTGTCAGACCGGAACTGCAGCCACAAATACGTCATGGCTTGCCAG GGCGACGCGTTGATGGCGTCAAACTGCAATAAGCCAAATTGTCCGAaggaatgtttaaaaaat GAATCATTTTTCGAAAATGGCACATTAAAGG atcTGTTTGTACACGGCCAGTGGAATGCCGGTTGTGGCAAGGATTATCTGTTTTCGGCTGCtact TTGGATTGGTTGGGCGCGTGGAATTATTGTTGCTCCATTGGAATGAAACTGGCCTCGATTGAGGCTCTTGAGGAATTGAGTTGTCTTACGAATATGGTTGCGAAATATCCCAGAGCAG TGTACCCTGATCAATGTGGAAGGGATTTCTGGACATCTGGCACAAACCGCGGATGTCCAGGTGCTCACTTCTGGTGTTCAGACGacgaaaaattgaacaagGAGGAAATAGCCAACTGGAAAAACGGGAAAATGCCCTCGGAGAGTGCTGATCAgtgcattttcattaatttgtcaaattcgACTTTGAGTGTGACTTATTTGGGCGCTGACTCTTGTTCCAAGCAAAAACCGTTTCTTTGTGAA GCTTTGCAACTGGGAAATAAATCGTTGCAAATTGCGCGCTCTTGCTCGGAAATTTGGAATGTGACAGACGATGAAGTGAATGATATAATTATGAATCCGAGCGGCGACGTCGTTAACCAAAGACGCAATCTCAAA TGTTATCTAAGGTGCTGCGGAAAAAAAGGACACgtt TTAAAAAGCGGGTCACTGGTGACGGATGAAATTTTGCGCAACGTAGAGGACTTGACGGCCGACGACCCGCAAGCAATGCAGGATGGCTTTCAAAACTTTGATTCCTGTACTTCCATTC agtcCACTGATGAGTGCCACCTGATGGCCCAGATGTTCCAGtgtgcaaagaaaaatgcacCTGACCTGACTTAAGGACTCGTCACTGCCATCAAAGGAGACGCCACT GTTTCAGTTACTGCTACAGGGGGAATTAAAACCGCCGGGAGAGTATGTCCTCTGTATCCAGCAGCAAGTTGTGTACCAAAT CAAACGTATATTGATGAACAAACGGGATCat CATTGGGGGGAGATGTCTTTACAACATCGAAGggcaaaaaatactttgtaaaatttatcgaAGGAATT acGGACGCTCAAGCAGAAGCAGACTACTGCTGTGTCCTCGGTAGCCACCTTGCCATCTTCGAAAGCTTAGCGGATTTCAACGATTTTATGAAAAGCTGgatat ATGATTCAAACTTCTGGAATTTCATTGGACCGACTTTCGACAATGGTGATGGCACCGACAGCTGGTGCTTGAACTTCAAGAAGCTACCAGCAGGAATGATCACAGATATCGACAAATTTTATCGTAACCAGCAGTGGAACTCGACACAAATATTCTTTTGGCATGATCGCGCTGGATTACTCATATTACCAAAAGGAAATAAGGCTCACCGAGTTTTATGTGGCCCACTTCCCTACTAA